GTTATTTTCATTTATGTTGAATTTAATTAATTAAAAAAGCCAATTACTTTGCCCACCAAACTCGCTCAGTAATAGGTTGTTCCACTGGGGTATTGCTGTTATTCCTCCTGGTCAGGTCAGGAAAAATAAGCCTGCGGGGAAATACCCCATTGGTCACCCCGGCAATGGAATAGGTGTACTCCCCGGGTACATAATTAGGATCATCAGCCGGGACACTGGAAATATTGGGAATGCCAGTCCTGTTTTGATCCATAAAAGATTCATAACCGCGTTCCACCATGGAAACCCATTTTTGCATCATGATGGCTTTCAGGTTTTGATCTAACGTTCCGTCCGGATAAGCATAAGCGCCCCCGTCACTGACGAGTCCGTCTCCATTTACCCCATGTCTGGCACAGGATTGCATCACCCCGCTGTTGTAATATCCGATCACATCACCGGAATTCCCGTAGCGGAGATTGGCCTCGGCAAGCATGAAATTAACTTCTTCTGTGGTGAAAAAATAAAAGGCAGTCGTTGGGCTAAATACAGCAACATCAGGAGCTGCCGGATCAATATCTGTTGACAAAGCATCAAAGTCACCTTGTCTCAATCCAAAGTGCCCGTTATTACCGGGATTAAAAAACGCATCGATCCTTGGATCATTGTTTTCCAGCAGGTATGAAATGAAAGTATGACTTCCTCTCAAATTGGTGGCAACATTTAGCTGTCGAACATTGGTTTCGTAAAGCGGGTAACTCCTGTTGGCCACATCTTCAAAAATATCCATAGCCGCATCCCCGGTGAGGAGATTATCACTGTTTAAAATTTTGGAAATCCCATCCTGGGCCACCGAACTTCTGGCTTCCGTCTGGCGAAGATAAATTTTCAGTTTAAGCGTATTGGCAAAACGTATCCAGCTATCGATCTGTCCGTCTTTGCCCAGCGCCCCAAAGACAAAATCTGTTTGTATCCAGGTATTGCCGTCGGCTGTAAAATCTTTGGCCAAAGCTTCATCCAACATATCGATCAATCCATCGTAAACATCCTGCCCCGAATCAAATACAGGTTCATTGATGCCTTCGTTCCCTTTTAATGCCTCGGAAAATGGAACTTGATCATAAAAATCAGCCAGAATCTGGTAGGTATATGCCATGAGGCTCGTAGCCTGAAGGTAAGCATTCCAGTTTCCTGCCTCTTCCGCACTCTTACGGATGACCGACAAATCGATCAATGCATCAGAATACAATTCTCTCCAGGCCACATTATAGCTGGATTTGGTCAGCCCGTAAGAATCTTCACTCCTGTATTGAGAAGCGACGTGGCTCTGTGTCCAGTGCTGAGACCATATTCCTCCCAATACACCGTAATAGCCATTGAGCACCCCTGCTATTTGTGCTTCTGCAGAGGGCAGTACCAGGGAAGGATCCACTTCCGTTGGATTGTTCGGATCTGAATTCACATCCAGGAAATCTGAACAGCTGGAAAGAAAGGCCAATAAAGTAAAGGCACTATAAATTACTATTTTTTTCATTTTTTTTAAATTTTTAGATTTTGAAATCAGGCCCGGAGCAAATGGCCGGTTCGGGCCCGATTGTCATGTATCATATTGTTTTAAAGGGACAACTTTAAGGTCACCCCATAAACTGCATTGGTCGGTGAGGAAGAGAATTCTCCGATCTTTCCGGCAAGTCCAATACCGAAAGTTGAGCCTTCAGGATCGACGAAGTGGTTTTCCTCAGGCGTCCACAAAACCAGGTTTCTGCCGAAAACGGTCAGGCTGGCTTTGCCAACGTGCAATTTATCGGTCAGTGTTGTCGGTAAATTATAAGACAAGGAAAGATTCCTCAGCTTGAAGAACGTTTTATCCAACACATGATTTTCTTCCCTGGCAGGAACAGAACTTCCCCCCCAGAAGGTGTAGATGTTGCTTCGGTCAATTTCAGTGGTATTTTCAGCGAAAGTGCCGTCTGAATTTTCAACCACTGAGTTCGGGATAATGTAAGGTTCACGGTCATTGTATTGCGTATTCCATGCATTGCCCACAAAATAATTCAACCGGGCCGTGTAAGACCAGAAAACACCTCCTTTACGGTAATCCACGTCAAAAGACAACGCAAAGTCACCATAAGTCAGCGTATTGCTCAATCCCATCTGGTAATCCGGATTGATGCTGCCCATCAACTTTTTGTCACTTGCCTGTTGCGGCAAACCATTTGAAGGGTTCACCACTACGTTTCCGTTCGGGTCCAACTGGGCCGTTGGAGAATAAATGGTTCCCAGGGGCTGGCCTACCTCGGCGCGTAATTCAATAGCGTAAGCTGTATTCAAGACGATGGAATTACCGGAAGCAGCATCCTGGTTAAGCTCGAGTACTTCGTTTTTATTCTTATTGAAATTGTAGTTAAGATCCCATCTGAATTTACCCTTCTTTACCGGCGTCAGGTTTAGCATAAACTCAATGCCCTTATTTTGAATTTTACCAATATTTACCGTCTGGCTGGTAAACCCGGAAGTCGGATCTTTCTCCACATTGATGATTTGATCCGTAGTGATCCGGTCATAATAGGCAATGTCCAAACCAATTCTGTTTTGGAACAAACGAACATCCGCTCCCACTTCATATTCAGTAGTGATCTCCGGCTGAAGCAGGTCATTTCCGATACGGTCCCCCAATTCAAAGGCGTTGGTGCCCCCTATTGGAAACTGGATGGTACCAAATCCACCCGCTGCGGCCTGGGCAGCAGTATAAATCGGTACAATTCTGTAAGGCGGCGCATCATTACCCACCTGGGCAACGGAAGCTCTCAACTTCAGGAAGGATAATGTTCCGGAAGGTAAGTTGAGGGCATCAGACAAAATAGCAGAAACGGTAAAAGCCGGATAGAAAAACGAATTGTTATCAGTAGGTAAGGTAGAAGACCAGTCATTTCTCGCCTGTAAAGTGGCGTATAACCAATCCCGGTAACCCAAATTCACAATGCTGTACACCCCAACCAACCTTCTCAGCGAAATCGCGGAGGCGGAGGTAGGATTTACAGTGGAGTTAGACAATTGATAAAACCCCGGAATGGTAAGATCTGTAACAAAGGTGGCTACGTATTTAGTATATTGTTCGTTTACGTTGGATCCGAGTGTTACATCAAGGCTGAGATCATTGCCAATGTTGGTGTTGTAACTCAACAAGAGATCTCCATTCATTTGCCGGCGGGTAATGTTATTCTCAGCAACACGTCCGACCACATCATTCGAAGAAGAGTTTGGAGAGCCCGGAGTAATCCGCGCCACATTTCCATAATCGAAAATGCCGGCGTTGGAAAAGTCCCCACCGATGCGGAGAGAAGCTTTTAATTTGTCCGTAAAGCGATATTGGATATTGGTATTTCCCCTGACCCGATTTTCAGAATACTCATTCCCCTGGTTGTTTAAAATGTAATAAGGATTCTGGGCATAAGGCGTAAAATAATTATCGAGGTTATTGAATTTCCCTTCATAATCCTTATGGTCCACGATGGAAATATCGCGGGGAATCTGGATCAGTTCCTGGAACAATACTTTACCGGCGCCGGCATCATCTCCCTGACCGGTAGCGATGGCCTTTTGTTCCTTGTTCATAAATTCAACAGAAGCCCCAATGGTGACCTTTTCATTGCCGATCTCTCCCTTCAGGCCGACCGTATTTCTTTTGTAGGAATCGGCATCCGTGGGCACCACACCATCTTCCTGGGCATTGGAATAGGAAAGTCTGAAACTTGCACTTTCATTCCCCCCGGCCACAGAAACGGAATTATTGACTCCATAACCGGTATCATAAAAATCACGGAGGTTGTTTTCCAAGGCAGTGAAAGGTTTCAGCTGACGGGAATTATCCACTGTATTTCCCCATAAACGGAGTTCATTGTCTGTCTTAGGTCCCCAGCTCCCATTTTCAATATTATCGAACAGGCCACTCCAGCCCTGACCGAAAGTATTTTGCATATGGGGCAACCTGTTCACCTGGGAACGCGTGTAAGAACCGGAGTAATCAACAGTAAGTTTTTGATTACGCTTTCCCGATTTGGTGGTAATAATAATGGCTCCGTTGGCGGCACGGGAACCATAAAGCGCTGTGGCCGCGGCTCCTTTCAAAACTGAAATATTTTCGATATCATCAGGGTTTATATCATTGACCTGGTTACCAAAATCCTGGGATCGGTTAAAATCATCCAGCGGGTTTAATAAGGTAGTAACGGATGTATTGTTACCGTTGGAAGCCGGCACTCCGTCAATGACGAGCAGTGCCTGGTTATTTCCGGTAACCGACCCATACCCCCGGATGACAATCTCCGAACTTCCTCCGGGTTGACTGTTGGTGTTTACGGTCAGTCCGGCAACCTTCCCGGAAAGCGCATCCACAAAACTGTTGTTCCGCGTTTTGGTGATCTCATCCCCATCGACCTGGGTTACTCCATAACCGAGTGTTTTCTCGTCTTTTTCAATACCGAGTGCGGTGACCACGGCAGTCTGCAGGGTGATCCCTTCAGTCAGGACGACGTCAATCACATTGGATATTCCGATGGGAATTTCCTTTGGGTCAAATCCGGTAAAGCTGAAAATCAGGACATCGCGGCCCTCGGCAACGCTAAGCGTGTATCGACCGTCAAAATCTGTTACCGTACCGGAGGTGGTTCCCTTGACGAGAATACTTGCCCCGATTAGCGGCTCTCCGGTTTGGTCTGTGACCGTGCCACTTATGGAACGTTGTGCAAGCGCTATGCCCAAGGTAAATAGTACCATCGACACAACAAGTAAAGTTTTTTTCATCATAACTTTAATAAAATTGGTGAAACAATAGACATACTTCTTTCTGAGTACCTGCCCGTCGGCAGCTCTTTGTTTTTCATACTGAGTCCATTGTTTTGCAGAGGGAATGCTCCGGATGGTGCGCCCCTTTACAGCAACATAAATTTTATGTGCTAATGATGATGATTCAACCTGCCTGTCCAAAGCAGGTTGTGACAACTTTTGGAAAATATATTATTGATAAAAACCTGTCGAATGTAAGCCGACAAGCACAAA
This sequence is a window from Lewinellaceae bacterium. Protein-coding genes within it:
- a CDS encoding SusC/RagA family TonB-linked outer membrane protein is translated as MKKTLLVVSMVLFTLGIALAQRSISGTVTDQTGEPLIGASILVKGTTSGTVTDFDGRYTLSVAEGRDVLIFSFTGFDPKEIPIGISNVIDVVLTEGITLQTAVVTALGIEKDEKTLGYGVTQVDGDEITKTRNNSFVDALSGKVAGLTVNTNSQPGGSSEIVIRGYGSVTGNNQALLVIDGVPASNGNNTSVTTLLNPLDDFNRSQDFGNQVNDINPDDIENISVLKGAAATALYGSRAANGAIIITTKSGKRNQKLTVDYSGSYTRSQVNRLPHMQNTFGQGWSGLFDNIENGSWGPKTDNELRLWGNTVDNSRQLKPFTALENNLRDFYDTGYGVNNSVSVAGGNESASFRLSYSNAQEDGVVPTDADSYKRNTVGLKGEIGNEKVTIGASVEFMNKEQKAIATGQGDDAGAGKVLFQELIQIPRDISIVDHKDYEGKFNNLDNYFTPYAQNPYYILNNQGNEYSENRVRGNTNIQYRFTDKLKASLRIGGDFSNAGIFDYGNVARITPGSPNSSSNDVVGRVAENNITRRQMNGDLLLSYNTNIGNDLSLDVTLGSNVNEQYTKYVATFVTDLTIPGFYQLSNSTVNPTSASAISLRRLVGVYSIVNLGYRDWLYATLQARNDWSSTLPTDNNSFFYPAFTVSAILSDALNLPSGTLSFLKLRASVAQVGNDAPPYRIVPIYTAAQAAAGGFGTIQFPIGGTNAFELGDRIGNDLLQPEITTEYEVGADVRLFQNRIGLDIAYYDRITTDQIINVEKDPTSGFTSQTVNIGKIQNKGIEFMLNLTPVKKGKFRWDLNYNFNKNKNEVLELNQDAASGNSIVLNTAYAIELRAEVGQPLGTIYSPTAQLDPNGNVVVNPSNGLPQQASDKKLMGSINPDYQMGLSNTLTYGDFALSFDVDYRKGGVFWSYTARLNYFVGNAWNTQYNDREPYIIPNSVVENSDGTFAENTTEIDRSNIYTFWGGSSVPAREENHVLDKTFFKLRNLSLSYNLPTTLTDKLHVGKASLTVFGRNLVLWTPEENHFVDPEGSTFGIGLAGKIGEFSSSPTNAVYGVTLKLSL
- a CDS encoding SusD/RagB family nutrient-binding outer membrane lipoprotein codes for the protein MKKIVIYSAFTLLAFLSSCSDFLDVNSDPNNPTEVDPSLVLPSAEAQIAGVLNGYYGVLGGIWSQHWTQSHVASQYRSEDSYGLTKSSYNVAWRELYSDALIDLSVIRKSAEEAGNWNAYLQATSLMAYTYQILADFYDQVPFSEALKGNEGINEPVFDSGQDVYDGLIDMLDEALAKDFTADGNTWIQTDFVFGALGKDGQIDSWIRFANTLKLKIYLRQTEARSSVAQDGISKILNSDNLLTGDAAMDIFEDVANRSYPLYETNVRQLNVATNLRGSHTFISYLLENNDPRIDAFFNPGNNGHFGLRQGDFDALSTDIDPAAPDVAVFSPTTAFYFFTTEEVNFMLAEANLRYGNSGDVIGYYNSGVMQSCARHGVNGDGLVSDGGAYAYPDGTLDQNLKAIMMQKWVSMVERGYESFMDQNRTGIPNISSVPADDPNYVPGEYTYSIAGVTNGVFPRRLIFPDLTRRNNSNTPVEQPITERVWWAK